The Myxococcus xanthus nucleotide sequence AATTCGGCCGGTTTGTTGGTGGCGAGCCCGATGCGCGCCACCAGCTTTCCGGCGAAGACGACGGACGGCGGGTTGAGGGCGTCCGAGACGTCGACGAAGTAGGCCTTGGCGGGCTCCTGGCTGCGGAAGGCCCCGTTCTTCATCTGCGCGAGGAGGAAGGTGGCGATGGAGCGCCGCACCTGGGCGCGCAGCCCTTCCGTGTTGTTGCGGTGCCGGGCGAATTGCAGGCCCGACTTGAGACTGCGCTCGATGAAGGACACGCCCCGGCGCTCGGCGACGTAGGGGAAGTTGCCGCCCGCCTTCAGCGTGCGGCTGCCGTCAATGAAGCGCGGCAGGCCGGGCCCCGTGGTGAGCGGGTTGATGCGGCGGGGGTAGACGATGTCCCGCTTCTTCTCGTCGAGGCACTCCTTGGACTCGAAGCCGAGGACACCGAACATGCGCC carries:
- a CDS encoding phage tail sheath family protein encodes the protein MVSYVSQEAALEGLSEHAALYWPRVKVLNPARGVFGNVEQLVVPPSGIIAGVFARNDAARPGGVYEAPAGIEAGRMFGVLGFESKECLDEKKRDIVYPRRINPLTTGPGLPRFIDGSRTLKAGGNFPYVAERRGVSFIERSLKSGLQFARHRNNTEGLRAQVRRSIATFLLAQMKNGAFRSQEPAKAYFVDVSDALNPPSVVFAGKLVARIGLATNKPAEFIVLRIAQDTRALEAELASAGL